In the Trueperaceae bacterium genome, CGCCGCCCTGCTCCTCGTGGGTGTCCCAGCCGCCGAGGTCGACGCATGCGACCTCGAGGCCGACGTCGGCGCGGATGAGCTGGGCCACTTGCCTGAGCGCCTCCCCGAAGCTCGTCTCCGGGTACCCGAGCGAGCCCGAGTTGCCCCGCTCCAAGCCGCCGTCCGCCGCGACGCGCCTGAGGTCACGCATAGTGCTGAACACGCTCTCGGCCTCGCGCTCGAACGCCGAGCCCGCTCCGACGCTCCGGTAGAGCTCGCGTAGCCCGACCTCGAGCTCGGGCCTGAGGTGATCGGGGACGTTCAGCTCGAAGCCGTCGAGCGACTCGAGCGCGAGCGCCGCCTCAGGCCCCTGCAGCGAGGAGGGGAGCAGGGTGCCCATCGCCACCGCCCGGAAGGGCGAGTCGTTCGTCCACGGGACGGACTGCAGGTGGCGCGTGAGCCACCCCGTCTCCGTGACGCGCACCCCCGGCGTGCCGCGCTCCATGTACTCCATGGCGTCGAAGTGCGAGCGCGACGGGTCGGGCGAACCGGCGGCGTGGACGACGGCCAGGTGACCGGCGCGGTAGACGTCCTGCAGACGCCCCAAGGCAGGGTGGAAGCCGAAGAAACCGTCGAGGTCCAGCACCCGCCCCTCGGGCACGGCGGTCTGCGACCGCCGGTCGTAGAAGGCGGCGCCCTCGCCGACGGGGACGATGGCGGCCAGGCTGTCCATGCCGCCCCGCAGGAAGACGACGACCAGCGTGTCGACCTCGCGCGGCGTCTGGGCGAACGCCACGAACGGCAGGTTCGGGAAGAGCGGTCTGGAGAGGAGCAGCGCGCCGGCCCCGACCATGCCTCTCAGGAAGGTGCGGCGGCTGGCGCCGCGCTGGTCGAGGGTGCGGTACTCGTTGCAGCCCGAGGCGGTGGTGGCTGGCGGCGGCGTGATGATGCGGCGGGACATGGGATCTCCTCGAGCTCGAAGGCTCAGGTGAGTTGGAACGCAGGCGAGGCCAGGACCAGGCCGACGAGAGAGGGCAGGCGCTCCTCGCGGAACTCTTGCGTCACGCGCTGGGTGGGGCGCGGGTCGCCCAACGCGGCCAGGAGCGTCGAGCGCGTGCCGCGGTCGAGCTCCTGACCGACCAACCGGCGCCAGGTCGTCTCCACGAGCTCGCCGATCGTCGGGGCGGCGGGGATGACGGCGCTCAAGTCCAGGGTGATGGCCCCGTCCGTCCACCCTTGACTGGCGTACGCCAGCACCATCGCGGCGTTCCAGCGCTGGAGGAGGCCGTTGACGTTGAACCACGGGTCCGCGCTGTCGGGGTAGCCGTTCGGCGGGAACCAGTTGTACGGGAGGTGGCCCATCTGCTCCAGCGTCCAGGTGGCGGCCCACTGGTCGTGCACTTCTACACCGGGGCTCAGCGCCCGCAGCATCGCGACGACGGCCTCCATGGGGCGGCGGAACTTGGTGCCGCGGGCAGCACGGAAGCCCTCCGACATGAAGAGCGTGCGCAGCACGGCCCGGATGTCGCCATCGGTCGCCAGGAAGGTGGCCGTTACGGCGGCGACGAGCTCCTCGGGGGGATCGTCCGAGACGAAACGTCGGCATAGCTTCCTACTCACGAACCGCGCCGTCGACGGATGGGTGGCGAGGATGTCGATGACCTGCAGCCCGTCCTCGATGCCGCGCCCGGCGGCGATCCTATGGCCGAGGACGACTTTCTCGCCGTCGTCGTGGCGGTTGCGGTCGAACACGAAGGCGCCGCGCCACTCCTGGTCCAACGTCCAACCGGTGAAGCAGCGCGCCACCTCGACCACGTCCTGCTGCGTGTAGCCGCCGTCGACGCCGAGGGTATGCAGCTCCATCACCTCGCGCGAGTAGTTCTCGTTCGGGTGATCGCGGTTGCTGAACGTGTTGTCGAGGTAGATGAGCATGCCGGGGCTGCGCGCGGAGGCCATGAGCAGGTCGCGGAAGCGCCCGAGCGCGTGCGCACGCGCCACCTCCCGGTCGTCGATCACCTTCTCGGGGATCATGTCCGGCAGCGGCACGTTGAAGTGGTCGGTCCAGAACTCGACCATCTTCTCGTAGAGCTGACGCTCGCTGTAAGCGGCCCGGAACAGGCGCCCCCAGACGACCTGCTGGTAGACGGCCCCGTAGTCCTCGTCCAGGGCCCGGCGCAGCCCGCGCACGTCCTCGAGGAGCACGGGATGCTCGGTCAGGAAACGGTCGACTACGGGGTCGTCTATGGCCTCGTGGTCGAGCTGCCACTCCAAGTAGCCGGCCTCGCCGAGCTCGCGCACGCGCTCCAGGTCGTGAGGCCTTGCCCCCCAAGTGAGGCGGTTGACGAGGTGCAGGTCGGCGTCGACCGAGAGCGACGGTTCAAGATGCATGGGCAATCATTAGCTCTACGTGGGAGAGGTATGTGAGAGGTTGTAAGGTATGGGCCCGAGCGAAGGCGGCAGCGCCATGCACCGTATCTACCTTGTCGAGGACGAACCCAAGCTGGCCACCATGCTGGCCGCGCACCTGGAGCGCTACGGCTATGAGGTCGTCATCGCGCGGCGCTTCGACGACCTCAAGTTGCCGCGATGCCAAGGTCGTGCAGGCGCGTTGAGAGTGCGAAGGCGACGTTCCGGTTCCCCCTATCGATGTGGTGAATGAGCGCGTCGGCGGAGAGTCCGGTTGCTTTGCTGGACGCAGTGGTGAGGATGCGCTTACTACTCCGTGCTCAACGAAGGCGGTGCAGACCATGCCGCTGCTAGTTCCTGTTCGGCGCACATGTGCCCGGCGCCACCCATAAGTAAGACGCTCATTCGTAACAGGATTACTCCACGGGTCCTTCTTCGACGTTTGTGGAATCGAACAGGGGAGCCACTGCCGACGTAGTAGCGAGGGCCGATTTCCGGGGCGTTGAGGGGAACCGTGCGCCAGGGCCGTACTTCACAGCGATGCCGCGACGCTGCTCCGATGTCCTGACGAGAATCTTCCGATTCACTAGTTTCCTAAGGACATCTCGAGCCGCATACACATCGACGTCCAACATCCGTTGTACGGCCGCACTGTTAATAGTGCCGTACTCGCGTACGTGGTCTCTTACCTTGCGGTCGATGTCAGCCTGGGGTCTCGATTGATAGGCCAACGCCGGCCCAAGCGCCGCCACGGCTTCGCTCCTCAGGCGGTAGTCCGGATGCTTGCGCCCATGGGTTCTCGGCGTTGGTTCGAGGAGTTGTGCCGATCCTTGCGCGAGTCGCATCAGCACGGCTTGGGCCGCTTCAGGACCGCGTTGAATCGTGCCGGCAAGCTGTTTCGCGTTGACGGTCCGCCGGCTGGCAAGGGTAGCAACCACGAGCAGAGTATCGGTGTCATCTTGCTCGTTTACCGGCAGAGTTGAAATGAACTTCGTGATGCGTGAGTTTGGAGGCCCGCCCAGGAAGCGGACCGTTGTCTCGGGCTGATCTCCCGCGGCGACTTCAACTATTGGTACGCTTCGGCCACTTCGAATCATCTCCTTGTACATTCGGTCTATGCCCTGACCCCAGCGTTCCGCGAGCCCGCACGCACGCATGGCTTCTGCGAGCTTCGGGAACCTCGGCTTGGGCGGGTGCGTGAGGATGTTCGCAG is a window encoding:
- a CDS encoding DUF1501 domain-containing protein, with product MSRRIITPPPATTASGCNEYRTLDQRGASRRTFLRGMVGAGALLLSRPLFPNLPFVAFAQTPREVDTLVVVFLRGGMDSLAAIVPVGEGAAFYDRRSQTAVPEGRVLDLDGFFGFHPALGRLQDVYRAGHLAVVHAAGSPDPSRSHFDAMEYMERGTPGVRVTETGWLTRHLQSVPWTNDSPFRAVAMGTLLPSSLQGPEAALALESLDGFELNVPDHLRPELEVGLRELYRSVGAGSAFEREAESVFSTMRDLRRVAADGGLERGNSGSLGYPETSFGEALRQVAQLIRADVGLEVACVDLGGWDTHEEQGGVEGQFADLLAELGAGLAAFYEDVADRSNRLTVVTMSEFGRKLEENASGGTDHGRGGSMLVMGGGVRGGVHTVWPSLAPGALDDGDLAITTDFRDVLSEILVQRLQNPSVKSVFPGYRANYRGIVRPGA
- a CDS encoding DUF1800 domain-containing protein, with protein sequence MHLEPSLSVDADLHLVNRLTWGARPHDLERVRELGEAGYLEWQLDHEAIDDPVVDRFLTEHPVLLEDVRGLRRALDEDYGAVYQQVVWGRLFRAAYSERQLYEKMVEFWTDHFNVPLPDMIPEKVIDDREVARAHALGRFRDLLMASARSPGMLIYLDNTFSNRDHPNENYSREVMELHTLGVDGGYTQQDVVEVARCFTGWTLDQEWRGAFVFDRNRHDDGEKVVLGHRIAAGRGIEDGLQVIDILATHPSTARFVSRKLCRRFVSDDPPEELVAAVTATFLATDGDIRAVLRTLFMSEGFRAARGTKFRRPMEAVVAMLRALSPGVEVHDQWAATWTLEQMGHLPYNWFPPNGYPDSADPWFNVNGLLQRWNAAMVLAYASQGWTDGAITLDLSAVIPAAPTIGELVETTWRRLVGQELDRGTRSTLLAALGDPRPTQRVTQEFREERLPSLVGLVLASPAFQLT